AGATCCTGCCGAAGTCATCCTTATCTGGAAAAACTTCGTCTTGCATTGGCAGAAAAGCTCCACCTGAATCGACCAAGTAAATGCAGGGCAAGTGATTCTTCTCTGCAATCTCTTGAGCTCTAAGATGCTTTTTCACAGTGATGGGAAAATAAGTCCCACCCTTGACCGAAGCGTCGTTGGCAACGATCATGCAAGGGCGGTTATGAACGATACCGATGCCCGTGACGATTCCACCGCCGGGAACTGGCGTGTCGTACAACTCCTCTCCGGCAAGAGAAGATAAGGGGAGAAATTGACTATCAGGATCGATCAAAAGATCGATCCGTGCCTGCGCGCTGAGCTTGCCTTGTTTTTCAAGATAGTTCCGAGCTTTTTCACCACCGCCTTCGGCAGCGGTTTGAAGCTTTGTGATCAATTCTTCTGCCAGATGCTTATGGTGCTCAACGTTGTCTAAAAAGCCAGCGCTGGAGGTATCGAGTTTCGATTCAATTTTCATATGTTTTGTCCTACCGCATAAGGTTCGAAGTCGTTCCAATATTCCAGGTGGGAGCCTTCGGATGAAAGGAAAGACTGCAGCACGGCACTCGTTACCTTACAGTCACCAATGGAACGGTGACGCGCTTCGAAGCTTAGTTGGTAGTGCTGCGCTAAGGTATCGAGGTTCTTGCTTTCTAAATCTGGAAGTAGAGCCCGCGCAAGTTTCAAGGTACAAAAGGAAGGCCACTGGATTTGGTAGCCGAGCCTTTCACAGGTGTTGCGAAGGAAAGCCATATCGAATTCGGCATTGTGGGCGACTAGGATTGAGCCTTCGATGAATTTTAGAAATTTGGGTAGTTCGTCTTCGATGCTGGGTTGGTCCGCTAGCATCTCCTCTGTAATGCCAGTAATTTTAGACGCTGTTGTTGGCAGGGGAATATCTGGCTTGATGAGAGTCGAAAACTCGTCCACCGCCTTGCCATTTTCTACGACGAGGCCACCGATTTCAATGATCCGGTCTTTGTAACTGTCTAGGCCAGTGGTCTCAAAGTCGAATACCACCAGTCGGCAATCGCGAATCAGGCGATTGGTCGGAGCCCGATAGCGAAGGACCTTTTGCAAGAGCAGTTCGTGCTGACGCCCTGACGCTTCGTCGTCTTCGTTGGGAAAAAACACAGACTGAAACATCGAGTGTTGTAATAGTGACATAGGACCGCCATTCCTGTTAACAAAATTCAGACATTTTTTAGCTTATTCCTACCCCCTCGGCAAGCAGCCAGCCTGATTATCACGTAGGAGTGACATTTGACCTCTCCCTTGCCCAGTGAAGGTTTTGCCATGGTGGGGATTTTGCTATAACCAAAGGTAGGATAATATCCCACAACATGATCACAGGAGAGCATATGCGGCTAGTTGCATG
This sequence is a window from Pseudobacteriovorax antillogorgiicola. Protein-coding genes within it:
- a CDS encoding PolC-type DNA polymerase III; the protein is MSLLQHSMFQSVFFPNEDDEASGRQHELLLQKVLRYRAPTNRLIRDCRLVVFDFETTGLDSYKDRIIEIGGLVVENGKAVDEFSTLIKPDIPLPTTASKITGITEEMLADQPSIEDELPKFLKFIEGSILVAHNAEFDMAFLRNTCERLGYQIQWPSFCTLKLARALLPDLESKNLDTLAQHYQLSFEARHRSIGDCKVTSAVLQSFLSSEGSHLEYWNDFEPYAVGQNI